A region from the Desulfobotulus mexicanus genome encodes:
- the dksA gene encoding RNA polymerase-binding protein DksA has protein sequence MDKEQIEFFRTYLVTQLDELIHQAGDTVSGMTASTESFPDPTDRASHESNRNFELRIRDREHKLIKKIKQALDRIDNGTFGFCESCGEDISFERLKARPVTTQCIDCKTNSEKMEKALGL, from the coding sequence ATGGATAAAGAACAGATTGAGTTTTTTAGAACATATCTTGTCACACAACTGGATGAACTGATTCATCAGGCTGGTGATACCGTCAGTGGTATGACAGCCTCTACGGAAAGTTTTCCTGATCCCACAGACAGGGCTTCCCATGAATCCAACCGTAATTTTGAGCTGCGCATCCGGGATCGGGAACATAAGCTGATAAAAAAAATAAAGCAGGCCCTGGATCGCATTGATAACGGAACCTTTGGTTTTTGTGAGAGCTGCGGCGAAGATATTTCCTTTGAACGGCTCAAGGCCCGGCCTGTAACTACCCAGTGCATTGATTGTAAAACAAACTCGGAAAAAATGGAAAAGGCCCTTGGGCTGTAA